One part of the Sphingobacterium sp. LZ7M1 genome encodes these proteins:
- a CDS encoding ParA family protein, which yields MEATNRTKFIAFSSQKGGVGKSTFTTVTASILHYQMGYNVAVFDCDYPQHSICQMRERDLKAVMQNEVLKKLAHRQFSTINKKAYPVLQSKADNALTDAEAFIQSSTIPVDVVFFDLTGTVNTSGLLNTLAGMHHIFSPITADRVVMESTLSFTDVLTNVLMKQGQTSIETIRLFWNMVDGREKSQLYEIYGNVINEVGLQAMETRIGDSKRFRKESEATAKTVFRSTLLPPDKTLMKASGLDLFISEFLRTVKL from the coding sequence ATGGAAGCAACAAACAGGACAAAATTCATTGCTTTTTCAAGCCAAAAAGGGGGCGTTGGGAAAAGCACGTTTACAACGGTTACGGCAAGCATACTCCATTACCAAATGGGCTATAATGTAGCCGTCTTTGACTGTGATTATCCACAGCACAGCATCTGTCAGATGAGGGAACGGGATTTGAAAGCGGTCATGCAGAACGAGGTGCTGAAAAAACTGGCACACCGCCAATTTTCCACCATCAACAAAAAAGCCTATCCGGTACTGCAAAGCAAGGCTGACAATGCCCTAACGGATGCGGAAGCATTCATACAGTCCTCGACCATTCCCGTGGATGTGGTTTTCTTTGATTTGACTGGAACGGTGAACACTTCGGGCTTGCTGAACACACTGGCAGGAATGCACCACATCTTTTCGCCTATCACGGCAGACCGTGTGGTCATGGAAAGCACATTGAGCTTTACCGATGTGCTGACCAATGTCCTTATGAAACAAGGTCAGACCTCCATCGAAACCATACGGCTGTTTTGGAACATGGTCGATGGCAGGGAAAAATCGCAACTGTACGAAATCTACGGCAACGTCATTAACGAGGTCGGACTGCAAGCAATGGAAACACGCATTGGCGATAGCAAACGCTTCCGCAAGGAAAGCGAGGCAACGGCAAAGACTGTCTTCCGCTCCACGCTATTGCCCCCCGACAAAACATTGATGAAAGCCTCCGGCTTGGACTTGTTCATCAGTGAATTTCTAAGAACCGTCAAACTGTAA
- a CDS encoding DUF3408 domain-containing protein: MENENKKKPNAPIDEAYLMSIMAGETKKPQQAVAPQEPSAEPTKETPTEKPVAKERTRQKRASDTGYGERFLNSHTMTRRGDKSIYIRQEYHERLSRIVQVIGEDKIPLYAYLDNILEHHFEQFEKAITDDFNNKFKPIF, from the coding sequence ATGGAAAATGAAAACAAGAAAAAGCCGAATGCCCCGATTGACGAGGCATATCTCATGTCCATCATGGCAGGCGAAACAAAGAAGCCCCAACAGGCGGTAGCACCGCAAGAGCCGAGCGCAGAGCCGACAAAGGAAACGCCAACGGAAAAGCCCGTAGCCAAAGAGCGCACCCGACAAAAGAGGGCTTCCGATACGGGCTATGGCGAGCGTTTTCTCAACAGCCACACCATGACACGCCGTGGCGATAAGAGCATCTACATCCGGCAGGAATACCACGAACGGCTTTCCCGTATCGTGCAGGTTATCGGCGAGGATAAAATACCTCTGTACGCCTATTTGGACAATATTCTCGAACATCATTTTGAACAGTTCGAGAAAGCCATCACCGATGATTTCAACAATAAGTTTAAACCCATTTTTTAA
- a CDS encoding DUF3408 domain-containing protein, producing MNKTQQKQPEKVLRKAHYKSAFLRPTGVVARCGKSVYISPDFHKKLSRIVFLLGEGEITLTDYLHSVLKHHFEEFGDEIKIIYADKQKPIL from the coding sequence ATGAACAAGACACAGCAAAAACAACCGGAAAAGGTATTGCGCAAAGCGCATTACAAATCGGCATTTTTAAGACCGACAGGGGTCGTGGCAAGGTGCGGAAAATCGGTCTACATAAGCCCCGATTTCCACAAGAAATTATCCCGTATCGTCTTTCTGCTCGGCGAGGGAGAAATTACGCTTACCGATTACCTGCACAGCGTACTGAAACATCACTTTGAGGAGTTCGGAGACGAAATAAAGATTATCTATGCCGACAAGCAAAAGCCAATCTTATAG